The following proteins are encoded in a genomic region of Natronorubrum halophilum:
- a CDS encoding APC family permease, with amino-acid sequence MSNTTQSGLEKSLGRKEMLILAFGAMIGWGWIVLAGDWIQEGGPLGAIAAFLAGGVVVGIVAIIYSELASSMPLVGGEHVYSLRALGPIGSFVCTWSIIFGYVTVAAFEAVALPSAMAFIVPGFDAIPLWSVAGEPVYATWILVGVLGTLCVTYLNYIGIRVAAQFQIIMTVVIAFAGVVLIAGAFTNGQPSPDASFGAGTAGIFAVILMTPFMFVGFDVIPQSAEEADVPARTLGLLILLSVGMAALFYIAVIWGSSRALSGSALVDSSLPAAEAMAVLYDSRTIGQLMALAGVAGILTSWNAFIIGGSRALFALSESGMLPESLSTVHPQHNTPSNAILLVGGLSALAPFFGEQMLTWVVNAGGLGIVVAWFLVAVSFLVLRYREPEMDRPYEVPGGSVVGVVALVLTGIFVTLYLPGGQSALVWPYEWLIVIGWSALGLVLYALSGDTPVETTDEVVRRIESLDRE; translated from the coding sequence ATGTCGAATACCACACAAAGCGGGCTCGAGAAGTCGTTAGGGCGAAAAGAGATGCTTATTCTGGCGTTCGGTGCGATGATCGGCTGGGGGTGGATCGTCCTCGCCGGCGACTGGATCCAGGAGGGCGGTCCGCTGGGAGCGATCGCCGCGTTCCTCGCCGGCGGCGTCGTCGTCGGCATCGTCGCGATCATCTACAGCGAACTGGCGTCGTCGATGCCGCTGGTCGGTGGCGAACACGTCTACAGCCTCCGCGCGCTCGGGCCGATCGGCTCGTTCGTCTGTACCTGGTCGATCATCTTCGGCTACGTCACCGTCGCTGCCTTCGAGGCGGTCGCGTTGCCGTCGGCGATGGCGTTTATCGTTCCCGGATTCGACGCGATTCCCCTCTGGAGCGTCGCCGGCGAACCCGTCTACGCGACCTGGATCCTCGTCGGCGTGCTGGGCACGCTCTGTGTGACGTACCTGAACTACATCGGCATTCGCGTCGCCGCGCAGTTCCAGATCATCATGACCGTCGTGATCGCGTTCGCCGGGGTCGTCCTGATCGCTGGAGCGTTCACGAACGGACAACCCTCGCCCGACGCGTCGTTCGGCGCGGGAACGGCCGGCATCTTCGCCGTCATCCTGATGACGCCGTTCATGTTCGTCGGGTTCGACGTCATCCCGCAGTCGGCCGAGGAGGCCGACGTCCCGGCGCGAACGCTCGGCCTCCTCATCCTGCTGTCGGTCGGGATGGCCGCCCTGTTCTACATCGCCGTCATCTGGGGCTCGAGTCGCGCCCTCTCGGGGTCGGCACTCGTCGACAGCTCGCTCCCCGCCGCGGAGGCGATGGCCGTCCTGTACGATAGCCGGACGATCGGACAGCTCATGGCGCTGGCTGGCGTCGCGGGGATCCTCACGAGCTGGAACGCGTTCATCATCGGCGGTAGCCGCGCGCTCTTTGCGCTCTCGGAGTCGGGAATGCTCCCGGAATCCCTCTCGACGGTCCACCCGCAACACAACACGCCCAGCAACGCAATCTTGCTCGTGGGCGGTCTGTCGGCGCTCGCGCCGTTCTTCGGTGAGCAGATGCTCACGTGGGTCGTCAACGCGGGCGGACTCGGCATCGTCGTCGCGTGGTTCCTCGTCGCCGTCTCGTTTCTGGTGCTCCGGTACCGCGAACCGGAGATGGACCGTCCGTACGAGGTGCCGGGTGGGTCGGTCGTCGGCGTCGTCGCGCTCGTGTTGACCGGCATCTTCGTCACGCTCTACCTGCCGGGCGGTCAATCCGCGCTGGTCTGGCCCTACGAGTGGCTCATTGTCATCGGCTGGAGCGCGCTCGGACTCGTGCTCTATGCGCTCTCGGGCGATACGCCGGTCGAGACGACCGACGAAGTGGTTCGCAGAATCGAATCGCTAGATCGGGAGTAA
- a CDS encoding SHOCT domain-containing protein, translating to MSRLGTALLKGAGVLLLALVVLGVIATIVSIVLSIVAAVVTLAFLAICVLAVVGLTSLLRDGTDDDPASVGPDATDDDPADRLRSRYVDGRLDDDEFERELDRLLETDDSDRTDGLGDAPSRTASDRTRLWDR from the coding sequence ATGTCCCGTCTGGGAACCGCCCTCCTGAAAGGTGCTGGCGTCCTCTTGCTCGCCCTCGTCGTGCTCGGTGTCATCGCGACGATCGTGAGTATCGTGCTGTCGATCGTCGCGGCGGTCGTCACGCTCGCATTCCTCGCCATCTGCGTGCTGGCGGTCGTCGGCCTCACGTCGTTACTTCGCGACGGTACCGACGACGATCCCGCGTCCGTCGGTCCCGACGCGACCGACGACGACCCGGCGGATCGACTCCGTTCCCGGTACGTCGACGGCCGACTTGACGACGATGAGTTCGAACGCGAACTGGATCGTCTGCTCGAGACCGACGATTCCGACCGCACGGACGGTCTCGGCGACGCCCCTTCGCGAACCGCGAGCGATCGCACGCGGCTCTGGGATCGCTAG
- a CDS encoding 30S ribosomal protein S6e has protein sequence MVSFTVVVGDPESGSSYQLEAEEQDANRFIGKSIGEEVDGGAVGLDGYTLEITGGSDNAGRPLNPEVAGANLKEVLMKERQTGYKPSRDGERRRITVRGREVSDAVAQINASVTDHGSTDIDSLLGDGDAEDE, from the coding sequence ATGGTAAGTTTCACTGTCGTCGTCGGCGACCCCGAATCCGGGTCGTCCTACCAGCTTGAGGCGGAGGAACAGGACGCGAACCGATTCATCGGCAAGTCCATCGGCGAGGAAGTCGACGGCGGGGCGGTCGGCCTCGACGGCTACACGCTCGAGATCACTGGCGGCTCCGACAACGCCGGGCGACCGCTCAACCCGGAGGTCGCCGGCGCGAACCTGAAGGAAGTGCTCATGAAGGAGCGCCAGACGGGCTACAAACCGTCGCGTGACGGCGAGCGCCGTCGAATCACGGTTCGCGGCCGCGAAGTTTCGGACGCCGTCGCACAGATCAACGCCTCGGTCACCGACCACGGGAGCACCGACATCGACTCGCTGCTCGGCGACGGTGACGCCGAGGACGAATAA
- a CDS encoding DUF7112 family protein, producing the protein MADRISSDHPSVRTVRSTCTETATGVRLEVPADDRDAFPTDEVVRIILDGDELFARVERALTGDDLSIPGVYETPDQARDPTGATDRLATWVDDHDVSMSGSVLVDVIEPEFLYGLRSPGETTYYDAREPPSDSLSDIAKNVEDQ; encoded by the coding sequence ATGGCAGATCGAATCTCGAGCGACCACCCGTCAGTACGGACGGTTCGGTCGACGTGTACCGAGACGGCGACCGGCGTCCGTCTCGAGGTACCGGCCGACGATCGCGATGCGTTCCCGACCGACGAGGTCGTCCGAATCATCCTCGACGGCGACGAGCTATTCGCACGAGTCGAACGGGCGTTAACCGGCGACGATCTTTCGATTCCGGGCGTCTACGAGACGCCGGATCAGGCCCGCGATCCGACCGGAGCGACGGACCGGCTTGCGACGTGGGTCGACGACCACGACGTGTCGATGAGCGGGTCGGTACTGGTCGACGTTATCGAACCCGAATTCCTCTACGGACTTCGATCCCCCGGCGAGACGACCTACTACGATGCCAGGGAGCCACCAAGCGATAGCCTGAGTGATATCGCGAAGAACGTAGAAGACCAGTAG
- a CDS encoding helix-turn-helix transcriptional regulator, which translates to MREDTPDTESVLDQLSRAAAADNQSESYDISFGAAEKSTKDVEHELDELMAQVNGALPTDDVQFDEAIIKENLDEILLMLIALHEETHGKELLSDLTHLFGAQLSPGTVYPGLHNLEEADVLSMHAKVRTKEYSIADEEYVRTTVERTMVQHLAFGLLLYAFLPRL; encoded by the coding sequence ATGCGTGAGGATACACCCGATACCGAGTCCGTACTCGACCAACTGTCGAGGGCGGCGGCTGCAGACAATCAGTCGGAATCGTACGACATTTCTTTCGGAGCTGCTGAGAAGTCGACCAAAGACGTCGAACACGAACTTGACGAGTTGATGGCACAGGTAAACGGCGCGTTGCCGACGGACGACGTGCAGTTCGACGAGGCGATTATCAAGGAGAACCTCGACGAAATTCTCCTGATGCTCATCGCTCTGCACGAAGAGACTCACGGGAAGGAACTCCTTTCGGATCTGACCCACCTCTTCGGTGCCCAACTCAGTCCGGGTACCGTCTATCCGGGATTGCACAATCTGGAGGAAGCGGACGTGCTCTCGATGCACGCAAAGGTTCGAACGAAAGAGTATTCGATCGCTGACGAGGAGTACGTTCGAACGACCGTCGAGCGAACGATGGTTCAACACCTCGCATTTGGGCTGTTACTCTATGCGTTCTTGCCGCGGCTCTAA
- a CDS encoding FlaD/FlaE family flagellar protein, with protein MSDSNPYLETLERSAGRTDATIQWARFLGETFGTTGALNCLRYYEDIGWISPLVRDQMTSYLRGLSLGEIHNKRYDEPTTLEYPLESLSGTLFSAHAQSLEYVARIRGDDLEEHVMIARMAERRVERQIDEDEEADEQDEMVSIIRDGGATH; from the coding sequence ATGTCAGACTCAAATCCCTACCTCGAGACCCTCGAACGATCGGCCGGGCGAACCGACGCGACCATTCAGTGGGCCCGGTTTCTCGGCGAGACGTTCGGGACCACGGGTGCACTGAACTGTCTGCGCTACTACGAGGATATCGGCTGGATCAGCCCGCTCGTCCGCGACCAGATGACGTCGTACCTGCGCGGCCTCTCGCTCGGCGAGATCCACAACAAGCGCTACGACGAACCGACCACCCTCGAGTACCCCCTCGAGTCGCTCAGCGGGACGCTGTTTAGCGCCCACGCCCAGAGCCTCGAGTACGTTGCGAGGATCAGGGGCGACGATCTTGAGGAACACGTCATGATCGCCCGGATGGCCGAACGGCGCGTCGAGCGACAGATCGACGAAGACGAGGAGGCCGACGAGCAAGACGAGATGGTCAGTATCATCCGCGATGGGGGGGCGACTCACTGA
- the flaJ gene encoding archaellar assembly protein FlaJ gives MSTDSHSAPDMSARSVLESLNVAYANMEMSTRRYLLIALAPAFSLFVGAIVVAIVFGLSLFVAIPVVLLGLLAMVVAIIYPKLSQDRRRKQVRQRFHLFLTHITVLSMTNINRVEIFRTLAEEDEYDALAEEMGHLVAMVDTWNQSLDDACRIRAKQTSSPLLTDFLERLAYTVGGGQQISDFLMEEQDTIIQQFVTRYEADLAKIDVMKELYMSMMLSVAFILVFAIVLPILIGTSPTLLIAGTIAMFAIVQVAFVYAIHVISPYDPLWYIEDTAGSTPLDRIPRALLIGGGSSLLLAVVAVGVLVGAVPSPIEVPVPILLATPVTPLLYPGWRMRQEEQKVKVRDGEFPSFIRALGAVESVKQTSTGSVLESLRKKDFGALTDNIDALYKRLNMRIDNVQSWRLFAAETGSYLIQKFGDMYVVGRQMGGDPKELGKVISQNQNEVLKVREQRQQATTTLVGVLYGITAASVFAFFIGLEVVEIMIDITGEMNLDQGDASNIAGSFLHTSQYNLVVIEYLLIATIFINALLSAIMIRMTDRGHIISGLVHFVFMSWLGAIIAVVTQYVVNFVISV, from the coding sequence ATGTCGACAGATTCCCACTCCGCGCCCGATATGAGCGCCCGTTCGGTACTCGAGTCGCTCAACGTGGCGTATGCGAACATGGAGATGTCCACCCGGCGATATCTCCTGATCGCGCTCGCACCCGCATTCAGCCTGTTCGTCGGGGCGATAGTGGTGGCGATCGTCTTCGGCCTCTCGTTGTTCGTCGCGATTCCCGTCGTGTTGCTCGGCCTGCTGGCGATGGTGGTTGCGATCATCTACCCGAAACTGTCCCAGGATCGCAGGCGAAAGCAGGTTCGCCAGCGCTTTCACCTCTTTTTGACCCACATCACCGTCCTCTCGATGACGAACATCAACCGCGTCGAGATCTTTCGAACGCTCGCGGAGGAGGACGAGTACGACGCGCTGGCCGAGGAGATGGGACACCTCGTCGCGATGGTCGACACGTGGAACCAGAGCCTCGACGACGCCTGTCGGATTCGAGCCAAACAGACCTCGAGCCCCCTGTTGACCGACTTTCTCGAGCGACTCGCGTACACGGTCGGTGGCGGCCAGCAGATCAGCGACTTCCTGATGGAAGAGCAAGATACGATCATCCAGCAGTTCGTCACGCGCTACGAGGCCGACCTGGCGAAGATCGACGTGATGAAGGAACTGTACATGTCGATGATGCTGTCGGTGGCGTTCATCCTCGTCTTTGCGATCGTGTTGCCGATTCTGATCGGTACGAGTCCCACGCTACTCATCGCCGGGACGATAGCCATGTTCGCGATCGTCCAGGTCGCGTTCGTCTACGCGATCCACGTCATTTCGCCGTACGACCCGCTCTGGTACATCGAGGACACCGCCGGATCTACCCCGCTCGATCGAATCCCTCGAGCGCTGTTGATCGGCGGCGGAAGCAGCCTCCTCCTCGCGGTGGTCGCCGTCGGCGTTCTGGTCGGCGCGGTCCCGTCCCCCATCGAGGTCCCGGTCCCGATTCTTCTGGCGACTCCGGTAACCCCGTTGCTCTACCCCGGCTGGCGGATGCGCCAGGAGGAACAAAAGGTCAAAGTCCGCGACGGGGAGTTTCCCAGCTTTATCCGGGCGCTCGGAGCCGTCGAGAGCGTCAAACAGACCTCGACTGGAAGCGTTCTCGAGAGCCTGCGAAAGAAGGATTTCGGCGCGCTAACCGACAACATCGACGCCCTCTACAAGCGACTCAACATGCGAATCGACAACGTTCAATCGTGGCGGCTGTTCGCCGCCGAAACCGGCTCTTACCTCATTCAGAAGTTCGGCGACATGTACGTCGTCGGCCGACAGATGGGCGGCGACCCGAAGGAACTGGGCAAGGTGATCAGCCAGAACCAGAACGAAGTGCTCAAAGTTCGCGAGCAGCGCCAGCAGGCGACGACGACGCTAGTCGGGGTCCTGTACGGTATCACGGCTGCGAGCGTCTTCGCCTTTTTCATCGGTCTCGAGGTCGTCGAGATCATGATCGATATCACGGGCGAGATGAACCTCGATCAGGGAGATGCGAGCAATATCGCCGGTTCGTTTCTCCACACGAGCCAGTACAACCTCGTCGTGATCGAGTACCTCCTGATCGCGACGATCTTCATCAACGCGTTGCTCTCCGCGATCATGATCCGCATGACGGACCGCGGCCACATCATCAGCGGACTGGTCCATTTCGTCTTCATGAGTTGGCTCGGTGCCATCATCGCCGTCGTCACCCAGTACGTGGTCAACTTCGTCATCAGCGTCTAG
- a CDS encoding type II/IV secretion system ATPase subunit encodes MADFGSARLENELDALADEHPHLRQHLEWFYEEYNEYPKLIDEPSGEWESNRPNVIYEAEAPIFCHVYGDMGISTTYYCVEPTLEDEDTALYNKIRQRILDKSVTRPAPSDNEEFEEHLDELLDAVVEITSGITGQSIGRLKSFGSSKISLSRDQFDRLRYQLQRDIVGLGPLEPVMADTANEDIHVIGPKQCYLDHGTYGMISATVDFGTPEEFEQWLRNMGERMNHPISDSDPVIDATLPNGSRINIIYSDDVSVQGPSMTIRQGEEIPLSIFQITKWGTLSPELAAYLWLCLENEQTVFVVGETASGKTTTLNAILSFIPQDSKIYTAEDTAEVLPPHDTWQQLLTREGSGDESADVDMFDLVAAALRSRPDYIIVGEVRGAEGQMAFQAAQTGHPVMLTFHASDIVSMIQRFTGAPINVPETFMDNCDVALFQNRVKQGDDVLRRVTSVQEIEGYSDYEGGVVTRQAFKWDPRDDDVAFTGRNNSYVLEEQIATLLGYQDTRKIYDELDRRAEIIRQLIDADVLGYHEVNDAIADYQRDGLEGLPIQIRGLNQFA; translated from the coding sequence ATGGCCGACTTCGGCTCCGCGCGACTCGAGAACGAACTCGACGCGCTGGCGGACGAGCACCCGCACCTTCGACAGCACCTCGAGTGGTTCTACGAGGAGTACAACGAGTACCCGAAACTCATCGACGAACCGAGCGGCGAGTGGGAATCCAACCGGCCGAACGTCATCTACGAGGCCGAGGCTCCGATCTTCTGTCACGTCTACGGTGACATGGGGATCTCCACGACGTACTACTGCGTCGAACCGACCCTCGAGGACGAGGATACGGCGCTGTACAACAAGATCCGCCAGCGAATCCTCGATAAGAGCGTCACTCGACCGGCCCCGAGCGACAACGAGGAGTTCGAGGAGCACCTCGACGAACTGCTCGACGCCGTCGTCGAGATCACGTCGGGGATAACCGGGCAATCGATCGGCCGACTCAAATCGTTCGGGTCCAGCAAGATCTCCCTCTCGCGAGACCAGTTCGATCGGCTGCGCTACCAGCTACAGCGGGACATCGTCGGACTCGGCCCGCTGGAACCGGTGATGGCCGACACGGCAAACGAGGACATTCACGTGATCGGCCCGAAGCAGTGTTACCTCGATCACGGCACCTACGGCATGATCTCGGCGACCGTCGACTTCGGCACGCCCGAAGAGTTCGAACAGTGGCTGCGAAACATGGGCGAGCGGATGAACCACCCGATCAGCGACTCGGATCCGGTCATCGACGCGACGCTACCCAACGGGTCGCGTATCAACATCATCTACTCCGACGACGTCTCCGTCCAGGGACCGTCGATGACGATCCGGCAGGGCGAGGAGATCCCGCTGTCGATCTTCCAGATCACGAAGTGGGGAACGCTCAGTCCCGAACTCGCCGCGTACCTCTGGCTCTGCCTCGAGAACGAGCAGACGGTGTTCGTCGTCGGCGAGACGGCTTCGGGAAAGACGACGACGCTGAACGCGATCCTCTCGTTCATCCCGCAGGATTCGAAGATCTACACCGCGGAGGATACGGCGGAAGTGTTGCCGCCCCACGACACCTGGCAGCAACTCCTGACGCGCGAGGGATCGGGTGACGAGTCGGCCGACGTCGACATGTTCGATCTCGTCGCGGCCGCCCTCCGTTCGCGGCCGGACTACATCATCGTCGGCGAGGTCCGCGGAGCGGAAGGGCAGATGGCGTTCCAGGCGGCCCAGACCGGTCATCCCGTCATGTTGACCTTCCACGCGAGCGACATCGTTTCGATGATCCAGCGGTTTACCGGAGCCCCGATCAACGTCCCGGAGACGTTCATGGACAACTGCGACGTCGCCCTCTTCCAGAATCGGGTCAAACAGGGCGACGATGTCCTCCGCCGCGTGACCTCCGTACAGGAGATCGAGGGCTACTCCGACTACGAGGGCGGCGTCGTCACCCGGCAGGCGTTCAAGTGGGACCCTCGAGACGACGACGTCGCCTTCACGGGCCGGAACAACTCCTACGTTCTGGAGGAACAGATCGCGACCCTGTTGGGCTACCAGGACACCCGGAAGATCTACGACGAACTCGATCGGCGTGCGGAGATCATCCGTCAACTCATCGACGCCGACGTGCTCGGCTACCACGAGGTCAACGACGCGATCGCCGACTACCAGCGCGACGGCCTCGAGGGCCTGCCGATCCAGATCCGCGGGCTCAACCAGTTCGCCTGA
- a CDS encoding ATPase domain-containing protein, with protein MTDYYSIGLTDSDRVNTAIGGGIPEGSIVLIEGEDGAGKSALSQRFSYGMATEDAYVTYISTELESWEYVQQMHSLSYDVVDLLLDEQLLFLHANVDTHDEGKKRQLLARLASAETLWKADVVYIDTLSALLRNDPNYEAVIDEGNEDHVIQRLVTFLRQVTMRDKTIVLTIDPTSVRDDALRPLRNVADVYFQIETNAVGQEIRRKILVRRFQNMKTPVDDSIGFNVQQGRGISIVSRTVA; from the coding sequence ATGACTGACTACTACTCCATCGGACTGACCGACAGTGATCGCGTGAACACGGCTATCGGTGGCGGCATCCCGGAGGGGAGCATCGTGCTCATCGAGGGTGAAGACGGCGCTGGCAAGAGCGCCCTCTCTCAGCGCTTCTCCTACGGGATGGCAACCGAGGACGCGTACGTGACCTACATCTCGACGGAACTCGAGTCCTGGGAGTACGTCCAGCAGATGCACTCGCTGTCGTACGACGTCGTCGACCTGCTGTTAGACGAGCAGCTGCTCTTCCTTCACGCGAACGTCGACACGCACGACGAGGGGAAAAAACGGCAACTGCTCGCCCGACTCGCGAGCGCGGAAACGCTCTGGAAAGCCGACGTCGTCTACATCGACACGCTCTCCGCGCTGTTGCGAAACGATCCCAACTACGAGGCCGTTATCGACGAGGGGAACGAGGATCACGTCATCCAGCGGCTCGTCACGTTCCTTCGGCAGGTGACCATGCGGGACAAGACGATCGTGTTGACGATCGACCCGACGAGCGTCCGGGACGACGCCCTGCGTCCGCTGCGAAACGTGGCCGACGTGTACTTCCAGATCGAGACGAACGCGGTCGGCCAGGAGATCCGCCGGAAGATCCTCGTGCGTCGCTTCCAGAACATGAAAACGCCGGTCGACGATTCGATCGGCTTCAACGTCCAGCAGGGGCGTGGCATCTCGATCGTCAGTCGGACGGTGGCGTAA
- a CDS encoding flagellar protein G, giving the protein MAGESVSTLILFIAAMLVAATVAGTLVTTVTDISGSIDTHSGDVSDQIDTDIEIISDPGSDAVYDGDTVSILVKNTGQKTLAVDGSDIDVLVNGEYVTNSVTATVYGDAGDSSLRSGEVAQLDVSDQTLETGEEHRVVVIAIGDRETLEIYVP; this is encoded by the coding sequence ATGGCAGGCGAATCCGTTTCGACGCTGATCCTGTTCATCGCGGCGATGCTCGTCGCGGCCACTGTCGCCGGTACGCTCGTCACGACGGTTACCGATATTAGCGGGTCGATCGACACGCACAGCGGCGACGTCAGCGACCAGATCGATACCGACATCGAGATCATCAGCGACCCCGGCAGCGACGCGGTGTACGACGGCGACACCGTCTCGATCCTCGTCAAAAACACCGGCCAGAAGACGCTCGCCGTCGACGGAAGCGATATCGACGTTCTGGTCAACGGCGAGTACGTCACGAACTCGGTGACGGCTACGGTCTACGGGGATGCGGGCGACTCCAGTTTGCGCAGCGGCGAGGTTGCCCAACTCGACGTAAGCGACCAGACCCTCGAGACGGGCGAGGAGCACCGAGTCGTCGTCATCGCTATCGGCGACCGGGAAACCCTCGAGATCTACGTGCCCTAA
- a CDS encoding flagellin translates to MGFSTSGATAIIFVGVLMAAGIAYPVLQTAHDERLTAIDDRDDRTLEIYNSDLALEESRYNETERALTVNVTNAGSTTLSVPATDLLVDGKYVELDDGDTLVDGSERRELWQPGETLSITVEADRPERVKIVTEHGLAKTLEV, encoded by the coding sequence GTGGGATTCAGTACCAGCGGGGCGACGGCAATCATCTTCGTCGGCGTGCTCATGGCCGCCGGCATCGCCTATCCGGTCCTCCAGACGGCCCACGACGAACGGCTGACGGCGATCGACGACCGCGACGATCGGACCCTCGAGATTTACAATAGCGACCTCGCGCTCGAGGAGTCGAGGTACAACGAGACGGAGCGTGCACTGACGGTGAACGTGACCAACGCCGGATCGACGACGCTGTCGGTGCCGGCGACAGATCTCTTGGTCGACGGGAAGTACGTGGAACTGGACGACGGCGATACGCTCGTCGACGGAAGCGAGCGCAGGGAGCTCTGGCAGCCAGGCGAAACGCTCTCGATCACCGTCGAGGCCGACCGGCCCGAACGGGTGAAGATCGTGACCGAACACGGACTCGCAAAGACGCTCGAGGTGTGA
- a CDS encoding FlaD/FlaE family flagellar protein, whose product MNFGLEHFRNVIEDFLTSSGGRRGREREQRREADDESLDDADAAAGEQSQGSETASDETDDESTESDSAKRSDSGGGIFSRGSDGDEDIDDLYYRIEELEAELESKSARLGSVRDSQEQVADQVEEVNETVRQLLGVYDMVTDDVNPFTGAGEERNGFGVFGEDEAGDESRTQGGFDLDATEQPSSGDETVSFDDLKGVIEDAAEAQSAGGRTITFDEDEEPDDTHVEVRATESVDQPADEPSDATASSDATDAAAADEDDVTLTALPNTYATDIIVFEWLTQLVRTAGSAATLRAISYYAEIGWIDERVKTHLEGVLSGPDLDIHVDPGTAPEELTAEDHADSYTYIMKIREIHETKREVEPKQSAGSGPGP is encoded by the coding sequence ATGAATTTCGGACTCGAGCACTTCCGCAACGTTATCGAAGACTTCCTCACCAGCAGTGGGGGTCGCCGCGGTCGCGAGCGCGAGCAACGTCGAGAAGCGGACGACGAGTCGCTCGACGACGCGGACGCCGCTGCTGGGGAGCAGTCTCAGGGGAGCGAAACGGCGTCCGACGAGACGGACGACGAGAGCACCGAGTCCGACTCCGCGAAACGGAGCGACAGCGGCGGCGGCATTTTCAGCCGCGGTTCGGATGGCGACGAGGACATCGACGACCTCTACTACCGAATCGAGGAACTCGAGGCGGAACTCGAGTCCAAAAGCGCTCGACTCGGTTCGGTTCGGGACTCTCAGGAACAGGTCGCGGATCAGGTCGAGGAGGTAAACGAAACGGTTCGCCAGCTTCTGGGCGTCTACGATATGGTCACGGACGACGTCAACCCGTTCACCGGGGCGGGCGAAGAGCGAAACGGCTTCGGCGTCTTCGGCGAGGACGAAGCCGGTGACGAGAGCCGGACGCAGGGCGGATTCGATCTCGATGCGACTGAGCAGCCCTCGAGCGGCGACGAGACGGTCTCGTTCGACGACCTCAAGGGGGTAATCGAGGACGCGGCGGAGGCCCAGTCCGCGGGCGGGCGGACGATCACGTTCGACGAGGACGAGGAACCGGACGATACGCATGTCGAAGTGCGGGCGACCGAGAGCGTCGACCAGCCGGCTGATGAGCCGTCCGACGCAACAGCGAGCAGTGACGCCACCGACGCCGCTGCCGCCGACGAAGATGACGTCACTCTCACGGCGCTCCCGAACACGTACGCGACCGACATTATCGTCTTCGAGTGGCTCACCCAGTTAGTTCGGACGGCCGGTTCGGCGGCGACATTGCGAGCCATCTCCTACTACGCCGAGATCGGCTGGATCGACGAGAGGGTCAAAACGCACCTCGAGGGCGTGCTCAGCGGTCCGGATCTCGATATTCACGTCGATCCGGGGACGGCACCGGAGGAGCTGACCGCCGAGGATCACGCCGACAGCTACACGTACATCATGAAGATACGGGAGATCCACGAGACGAAACGGGAGGTCGAACCGAAGCAGTCGGCGGGATCGGGGCCGGGACCGTGA
- a CDS encoding archaellin/type IV pilin N-terminal domain-containing protein, with the protein MFETITDDDERGQVGIGTLIVFIAMVLVAAIAAGVLINTAGSLQSQASDTGSETQQAVANQIEVIHAYGDVDGNSSISDVNLVVKKSAGSDVIDLDSMTVQFTSETTSETLELGDGALTSSGLAGTDSDTALVNTDDRIELQIDLTAVDGGSSMGTGDSATVEIVDQSGATFTYGVTVPQTFSDDANVVEV; encoded by the coding sequence ATGTTCGAAACAATAACAGACGACGACGAACGTGGCCAGGTGGGTATCGGTACCCTCATCGTATTCATCGCGATGGTGCTGGTTGCAGCGATTGCGGCAGGTGTACTGATCAATACGGCCGGCTCGCTCCAGAGTCAGGCCTCCGATACCGGTTCAGAAACCCAACAGGCGGTGGCGAACCAGATCGAGGTTATTCACGCATACGGAGACGTTGATGGGAATAGTAGTATCAGCGACGTTAATCTGGTCGTCAAGAAATCGGCCGGCTCCGACGTGATCGACCTCGATTCGATGACGGTGCAGTTCACGAGTGAAACCACGTCAGAGACGCTCGAGCTGGGAGACGGTGCACTCACCAGTAGTGGGCTTGCTGGAACGGACTCCGATACGGCGCTCGTAAACACCGACGATCGAATCGAACTGCAGATCGATCTCACGGCGGTTGACGGGGGTTCCTCGATGGGAACTGGCGATAGCGCGACGGTCGAAATCGTCGACCAGTCCGGTGCGACGTTCACCTACGGCGTGACCGTCCCGCAGACGTTTAGCGACGACGCGAATGTCGTGGAAGTATAA